From the genome of Paludisphaera rhizosphaerae, one region includes:
- a CDS encoding TIGR03118 family protein, producing the protein MSADLIGRSTPIAPVPVAGTAFTAVVARFTDADGETDPTKYAALIRWGDGATSRGTVTADPAGGFDVVGSHVYSHGKAVRVTTQVGDADGDSVTITTTNLVSPAPLSAVGLPVRAGRNGIVSRATVAVFTSPERGLKASAFSAVIDWGDGTTSPGTIMSLRGGQQFRVIGSHRYASPGSYTVSATITQGPASAAASFTATNLVSDGAVAADHINPNFVNPWGLAAPNPGDFWSSNNGTGTSSVFDSAGNLSASLPVVTIPGPAGSTDPSAPTGIVFNGSRNFVVTDGTASGPAAFIFATEDGTIAGWNPRVALNGALAPSTHAVLAADMSASGAIFKGLTILAVPTGGPLAAGSYLAATDFHNGAVDLFDSSFHPVALPSGAFTDSSIPAGFAPFGVQSIDGKLYVTYAKQDDDREDDVAGPGNGFVDVYSTTGALIQRLGGSGIQTELNSPWAVVQAPSNFGAFSNAILVGNFGDSRVSAFDPNTGAFLGQLHDAQGAPLQLLGGATGIDPRGLWSLFSFPNGSGPNNTIYFTSGLNDEADGLFGAITPTQFATATVHSTATVRGFGRR; encoded by the coding sequence ATGTCGGCCGATCTGATCGGCCGCAGCACGCCGATCGCCCCGGTCCCGGTCGCCGGAACGGCGTTCACGGCGGTCGTCGCCCGGTTCACCGACGCCGACGGCGAGACCGATCCAACCAAGTACGCCGCCCTGATTCGCTGGGGAGACGGTGCAACCTCTCGGGGGACGGTCACGGCCGATCCCGCCGGAGGCTTCGACGTCGTCGGCAGCCATGTCTACTCTCACGGCAAGGCGGTTCGGGTGACGACGCAGGTCGGCGACGCCGACGGCGACTCGGTCACGATTACGACCACGAATCTAGTGAGCCCCGCGCCGTTGTCGGCCGTGGGCTTGCCCGTCCGCGCGGGTCGCAACGGTATAGTGTCGCGGGCGACAGTGGCCGTCTTCACGTCTCCCGAGCGGGGCCTGAAAGCTTCGGCCTTCTCGGCGGTGATCGACTGGGGCGACGGGACGACCTCGCCGGGGACGATCATGAGCCTGCGGGGCGGTCAGCAGTTCCGGGTAATCGGTTCGCACCGGTATGCGAGCCCCGGTTCGTACACGGTCTCGGCGACCATCACGCAGGGGCCGGCCTCGGCGGCCGCATCGTTCACGGCGACGAATCTGGTCTCCGACGGCGCCGTCGCGGCCGACCACATCAACCCGAACTTCGTCAATCCGTGGGGGCTCGCCGCTCCCAACCCGGGCGATTTCTGGAGCAGCAACAACGGCACCGGAACCTCCAGCGTCTTTGACTCGGCCGGGAACCTGAGCGCTTCGCTCCCGGTGGTGACCATCCCGGGGCCGGCGGGCTCGACAGATCCGTCGGCGCCGACCGGGATCGTCTTCAACGGCTCCCGCAATTTCGTCGTAACCGACGGGACGGCGAGCGGGCCCGCCGCATTCATCTTCGCCACGGAGGACGGGACCATCGCCGGATGGAACCCTCGCGTCGCACTCAACGGGGCGTTGGCCCCCTCGACGCACGCCGTGCTGGCCGCCGACATGTCCGCGTCCGGCGCGATCTTCAAGGGCCTGACGATCCTCGCCGTTCCGACCGGCGGCCCACTCGCGGCCGGGTCGTATCTGGCCGCCACCGATTTCCACAACGGGGCCGTCGACCTGTTCGACTCGTCCTTCCATCCCGTCGCGTTGCCGTCGGGTGCGTTCACCGACTCGAGCATCCCCGCCGGCTTCGCTCCCTTCGGCGTCCAGTCGATCGACGGCAAGTTGTACGTCACCTACGCCAAGCAGGATGACGACCGTGAGGACGACGTCGCGGGGCCCGGCAACGGATTCGTCGACGTCTACTCGACCACCGGCGCTCTCATCCAGCGTCTGGGCGGCTCTGGCATCCAGACCGAGTTGAACTCGCCCTGGGCCGTGGTTCAGGCCCCGTCGAACTTCGGGGCTTTCAGCAACGCCATCCTCGTCGGCAACTTCGGCGACAGCCGCGTCAGCGCGTTCGATCCGAACACCGGCGCCTTCCTCGGCCAACTCCACGACGCCCAGGGCGCGCCGCTCCAACTCCTGGGAGGTGCGACCGGAATCGACCCGCGAGGACTCTGGAGCCTCTTCTCGTTCCCCAACGGGTCGGGGCCTAACAATACGATTTACTTCACCAGCGGCCTGAATGACGAGGCCGACGGCCTCTTCGGGGCGATCACGCCGACTCAATTCGCCACGGCCACCGTGCATTCCACGGCGACCGTGCGCGGGTTCGGGAGGAGGTAG
- a CDS encoding MBL fold metallo-hydrolase has protein sequence MIESPHAPNRRLTFLGTGTSSGVPVLGCDCSVCMSDDPRNNRTRPSVLMSFPAGDLLIDTTPEMRIQLLREGVRRIHAIAFTHHHADHLFGLDDARVFPKWIGGPVPVFCEADTEDYIKRVFSYAFREETRNWPAGFVPKIDFERVEPYKPFEVLGQTVLPVRLHHGRFTVLGYRVGDLAYCTDVNRIPEETFDALRGLDVLILDALRFDPHPTHFCLDEALKVVERLEPKRAFFTHVSHEFDHQRVEAMLPSNVRLAYDGLVVPF, from the coding sequence TTGATCGAAAGCCCCCATGCGCCGAACCGGCGATTGACGTTTCTGGGAACCGGAACCTCATCGGGAGTCCCCGTCCTCGGCTGCGACTGCTCGGTCTGCATGTCGGACGACCCCCGCAACAACCGCACCCGGCCCAGCGTGCTGATGAGCTTCCCCGCGGGCGACCTGCTCATCGACACCACCCCTGAGATGCGGATCCAGCTCCTCCGCGAGGGAGTGCGGCGGATTCACGCCATCGCCTTCACCCATCACCACGCCGACCACCTCTTCGGCCTCGACGACGCCCGGGTCTTCCCCAAATGGATCGGCGGGCCGGTTCCCGTCTTTTGCGAGGCCGATACTGAGGACTACATCAAGCGAGTCTTCTCCTACGCTTTCCGTGAGGAGACCCGGAACTGGCCCGCCGGATTCGTCCCCAAGATCGACTTCGAGCGCGTCGAGCCTTACAAGCCGTTCGAGGTTCTGGGGCAGACGGTCCTGCCGGTCCGGCTCCACCACGGCCGATTCACCGTGCTGGGTTACCGCGTCGGCGACCTCGCTTATTGCACCGACGTCAACCGCATCCCGGAGGAGACCTTCGACGCCCTCCGCGGGCTCGACGTCCTCATCCTCGACGCCCTCCGTTTCGACCCCCATCCCACCCACTTCTGCCTCGACGAGGCGCTGAAGGTCGTCGAACGCCTGGAGCCGAAGCGGGCCTTCTTCACGCACGTCTCCCATGAGTTCGACCACCAGCGCGTCGAGGCGATGCTGCCGTCGAACGTGCGGCTCGCCTACGACGGGCTGGTCGTCCCCTTTTGA
- a CDS encoding tyrosine-type recombinase/integrase, with the protein MPDPIRVPAYRLHKASGRARTRHKGRDIYFPGKFQSRESLEAYARFVAGLTDPNAPALPEASPPGSITIAELILHFAAWAERYYVNEGVPTGEATNCKYAFRPLDDLYGLIPASEFGPKKLRLVREEMIRRRWTRRHINAAVNRIKRLFRWGASEELIPGSIAVNTATLPALKRGRQDVAEKPEVAAVPDWMVEKTLFHLGPKFRDLIRVMRWTGMRPGEAVAMRAEHLDRSDPECWIYRPATHKTQYRGKERVVFIGPRAREIVLPRLVATDRGAIFPTRRDNLRSAVVRACATAGVPVWTPNQLRHAFATEVRARLGLEAAQVALGHSEANVTQVYAERDMAKARAAALMVG; encoded by the coding sequence GTGCCAGATCCCATCCGAGTCCCCGCCTACAGACTCCACAAGGCCTCGGGTCGCGCCAGGACCCGCCACAAGGGCCGGGACATCTACTTTCCCGGCAAGTTCCAGAGCCGCGAGTCCCTGGAGGCCTACGCCCGCTTCGTGGCCGGGCTGACCGACCCTAACGCCCCCGCCCTCCCGGAGGCTTCTCCGCCCGGTTCCATCACGATCGCCGAGCTGATCCTCCACTTCGCGGCCTGGGCCGAGCGTTACTACGTGAATGAGGGCGTCCCGACCGGCGAGGCGACGAACTGCAAGTACGCATTCCGCCCGCTGGACGACCTGTACGGCCTGATCCCTGCGTCCGAGTTCGGCCCGAAAAAGCTGCGGCTCGTGCGCGAGGAGATGATCCGCCGACGATGGACCCGGCGGCACATCAACGCCGCGGTGAACCGGATCAAGCGGCTGTTCCGGTGGGGGGCGTCCGAGGAGCTGATCCCCGGCTCGATCGCCGTGAACACGGCCACGCTCCCCGCGCTGAAGCGTGGGCGGCAAGACGTCGCCGAGAAGCCGGAAGTCGCAGCCGTCCCCGACTGGATGGTCGAGAAGACGCTGTTCCACCTGGGCCCGAAGTTCCGTGACCTGATCCGCGTCATGCGTTGGACCGGCATGCGGCCCGGCGAGGCCGTCGCGATGCGGGCCGAGCACCTCGATCGATCCGACCCCGAATGCTGGATCTACCGGCCGGCGACCCACAAGACGCAGTACCGCGGCAAGGAACGGGTCGTCTTCATAGGGCCTCGCGCCCGAGAGATCGTCTTGCCCAGGCTCGTGGCGACCGACCGGGGGGCCATCTTTCCCACCCGCCGCGACAACCTGCGATCCGCCGTCGTCCGGGCCTGCGCCACGGCCGGCGTGCCAGTCTGGACGCCCAACCAGCTCCGGCATGCGTTCGCTACCGAGGTCCGGGCCCGGCTGGGCCTGGAGGCCGCCCAGGTCGCCCTGGGCCATTCCGAGGCGAATGTCACCCAGGTCTACGCCGAAAGAGACATGGCGAAGGCCAGGGCCGCGGCGTTGATGGTCGGGTGA